The proteins below come from a single Gossypium raimondii isolate GPD5lz chromosome 2, ASM2569854v1, whole genome shotgun sequence genomic window:
- the LOC105784375 gene encoding pentatricopeptide repeat-containing protein At3g26540 → MAVSAFSILKRLLQNINNQPQKQPQGIESIIKSILSHLKAGRFQQAVSVLFASPEPLPHSLYADLFALCSDKKAIVEARKLESHLVTFCPFPPVFLLNRCIEAYGKCGCLDDARGLFDEMPQRDGGSWNSMITAYARNGFGEKALFLFSKMNKEGIVPNEISFASVLGSCGVVLEVSLSRQVHAMIVKYGHYKNVILGSSLVDVYGKCGFISDARLMFDEIENPTIISWNVIVRQYIEVGDGEEAILMFFKMLRDDVRPLNFTLSNALVACSSMSALKEGLQIHGVVVKTNFEKDKVVSSSLINMYVKCGQLEIARTVFDQLGSKDLISWTAIMSGYAMSGRTREARELFNMMPERNVISWNAMLAGYTRLSQWEDALEFIFLMRRMTKDFDHVTLVLILNVCAGLSDVEMGKKVHGFIYRHGFFSNIFVSNALLDMYGKCGTLNSARVWFYQMSQGRDTVSWNALLTSYAQHQRGEQAITLFSEIQWESRPSINIFGTLLTVCGNIFALNHGKQIHGFMVRNGYELNMAVRGALVGMYSKCRCILYAFMIFKEADSRDVALWNIMTFGFCHNGRGREVLEFIGMMEEEGVKPDHVTFHGILLACICEHEAELGQLYFNSMSNDYCIIPRMEHYECMIELYSRCGCMEELEKFIKSMPFEPTVAMLTRVFVACKKHGAVRFGEWSAEQLNQLNPHTTLKI, encoded by the coding sequence ATGGCAGTGAGTGCATTCTCAATACTGAAGCGTCTtcttcaaaacataaacaatcAACCCCAAAAGCAACCCCAAGGCATCGAATCCATAATAAAATCAATCCTCAGCCACCTTAAGGCAGGTCGTTTTCAACAAGCCGTTTCGGTTCTCTTTGCTTCCCCAGAACCCTTACCTCACTCTCTTTACGCCGATCTTTTTGCCCTCTGTTCTGACAAAAAAGCTATCGTTGAAGCCCGGAAACTTGAATCCCACCTAGTCACGTTCTGTCCATTTCCCCCGGTGTTCCTCTTGAACCGTTGCATCGAAGCGTACGGAAAATGCGGGTGTTTGGATGACGCAAGGGGACTGTTTGATGAAATGCCTCAACGGGATGGGGGTTCATGGAATTCGATGATAACGGCATATGCACGAAATGGGTTTGGAGAAAAGGCTTTGTTCTTGTTTTCGAAGATGAACAAGGAAGGAATTGTGCCGAATGAGATTTCGTTCGCTAGTGTTTTGGGCTCTTGTGGTGTTGTTTTAGAGGTTAGCCTTTCAAGGCAAGTTCACGCGATGATTGTGAAGTATGGTCATTATAAAAATGTGATATTGGGAAGTTCACTTGTTGATGTTTACGGAAAATGTGGGTTTATAAGTGATGCAAGGCTGATGTTTGACGAGATAGAGAATCCGACTATTATTTCCTGGAATGTGATTGTTCGGCAGTATATTGAGGTAGGGGATGGAGAGGAGGcaatattaatgttttttaagATGCTTCGAGATGATGTTAGACCGTTGAATTTTACATTATCTAATGCTCTTGTTGCTTGTTCAAGCATGTCAGCACTTAAGGAAGGGTTGCAAATTCATGGAGTTGTGGTTAAGACTAACTTTGAGAAGGATAAAGTAGTCTCTAGTTCACTCAttaatatgtatgtaaaatgtGGGCAGCTAGAGATTGCTCGTACTGTATTTGATCAACTTGGTTCCAAGGACTTGATTTCCTGGACTGCAATCATGTCAGGTTATGCCATGAGTGGGAGAACTAGAGAGGCAAGGGAACTCTTTAATATGATGCCGGAACGGAATGTAATCTCATGGAATGCAATGCTAGCAGGGTATACTCGTTTGTCTCAGTGGGAAGATGCcttagaatttatttttcttatgcgGAGAATGACTAAAGATTTTGACCATGTGACGCTTGTTCTAATTTTAAATGTCTGTGCTGGCCTGTCAGACGTTGAAATGGGGAAAAAGGTTCATGGATTTATCTACCGACATGGGTTCTTTTCCAATATATTTGTAAGTAATGCACTTCTGGACATGTACGGAAAATGTGGAACCTTGAACAGTGCCAGAGTTTGGTTTTACCAAATGAGTCAGGGAAGGGATACTGTTTCTTGGAATGCTTTACTGACTAGCTATGCGCAGCATCAGCGGGGTGAGCAGGCTATTACATTATTTAGTGAGATTCAATGGGAGTCCAGACCCAGCATAAATATCTTTGGAACCCTTCTTACAGTTTGTGGAAATATATTTGCACTTAATCATGGCAAACAAATCCATGGATTCATGGTTAGAAATGGTTATGAGCTGAATATGGCAGTAAGAGGAGCTTTGGTTGGCATGTATTCTAAATGTCGTTGCATTTTATATGCTTTCATGATTTTCAAAGAGGCAGATTCACGTGATGTTGCTCTTTGGAACATCATGACTTTTGGATTTTGTCACAACGGAAGGGGTAGAGAAGTACTTGAATTTATTGGCATGATGGAGGAGGAAGGCGTCAAACCAGACCATGTTACCTTTCATGGTATATTGCTTGCATGCATATGTGAGCATGAAGCAGAGTTGGGTCAGCTGTATTTTAATTCAATGAGCAATGACTATTGCATTATACCCCGGATGGAACACTATGAGTGTATGATTGAACTCTATAGCAGGTGTGGGTGCATGGAGGAGCTTGAGAAATTTATTAAGAGTATGCCATTTGAGCCAACTGTTGCCATGCTGACTAGAGTCTTTGTTGCATGCAAAAAGCATGGTGCTGTGAGGTTTGGCGAATGGAGTGCTGAACAACTTAACCAATTGAATCCTCATACTACActtaagatatga